A stretch of the Planktothricoides raciborskii GIHE-MW2 genome encodes the following:
- the accD gene encoding acetyl-CoA carboxylase, carboxyltransferase subunit beta, whose translation MSLFDWFANRKKTGSMAQERQERDIAEGLWTKCPECGVLTYTKDLLSNQLVCIECGHHMRVDSDERIRQLIDAKTWMPMDEHLAPVDALKFRDRKPYSDRLREYQEKTGFADAVQTGLGKMDGLPVALGVMDFQFMGGSMGSVVGEKLTRLAEKATRERLPLVIICASGGARMQEGMLSLMQMAKISGALERHRQERLLYIPVLTHPTTGGVTASFAMLGDLIISEPNATIGFAGRRVIEQTLREKLPEEFQTAEDLQSHGFVDLIVPRTQLKKTLAQLICLHQPQSPLSHRLSLPQMELSNMVSQ comes from the coding sequence ATGTCTTTATTTGACTGGTTTGCGAATCGAAAAAAAACTGGGTCAATGGCCCAAGAACGCCAAGAACGGGATATTGCCGAAGGACTCTGGACAAAATGTCCAGAGTGTGGGGTTTTAACTTATACCAAAGACCTTCTCAGCAACCAACTGGTATGCATCGAATGCGGACATCATATGCGGGTGGATAGTGATGAACGGATCCGTCAACTGATTGATGCCAAAACTTGGATGCCAATGGATGAGCATCTGGCACCCGTGGATGCCCTGAAGTTTCGCGATCGCAAACCATATAGCGATCGCCTGCGTGAATACCAAGAAAAAACCGGGTTTGCCGACGCGGTACAAACAGGACTGGGTAAAATGGATGGGCTGCCCGTCGCATTAGGGGTGATGGACTTTCAGTTCATGGGGGGCAGCATGGGTTCCGTAGTCGGAGAAAAACTCACTCGTTTAGCGGAAAAAGCCACCCGCGAACGCTTACCCTTGGTAATTATCTGTGCCTCTGGGGGCGCCCGGATGCAAGAAGGAATGCTCAGTCTGATGCAAATGGCGAAAATTTCTGGCGCCCTGGAACGCCATCGCCAAGAGAGATTACTATATATTCCCGTATTAACTCATCCCACCACTGGGGGAGTCACCGCCAGTTTCGCCATGCTAGGGGATTTAATTATCTCTGAACCCAACGCCACCATTGGCTTTGCCGGACGGCGAGTCATCGAACAAACCTTGCGGGAAAAATTACCCGAAGAATTCCAAACAGCGGAAGATTTGCAGTCTCATGGTTTTGTCGATTTAATTGTCCCGCGCACCCAACTCAAGAAAACCTTAGCACAACTCATTTGCCTGCATCAGCCTCAGTCTCCCTTATCTCACCGACTCTCATTGCCGCAAATGGAGTTGAGTAATATGGTTTCTCAGTGA
- the psbV2 gene encoding photosystem II cytochrome PsbV2, producing MRNFLILLVAILGVMIWIQPAEADPIEPYLRRYLQVTEPVPLKLNEAGETRLFSPDQISEGKSLFLQNCMNCHVGGSNLPVPSVTLSMENLKGATPPRDNINALVAYLRHPTTYDGMGENFWCREVPDTWLSTEKVENLSAFLLRSAEKAPGWGSDTFGL from the coding sequence ATGCGTAATTTTCTGATCCTTTTGGTAGCAATTTTAGGGGTAATGATCTGGATTCAGCCCGCCGAGGCTGATCCGATTGAACCTTATCTGCGTCGATACTTGCAAGTCACCGAACCTGTACCCTTAAAATTGAATGAAGCAGGGGAAACTCGCTTATTTTCTCCTGACCAAATTTCCGAAGGAAAAAGTCTGTTTTTACAAAATTGTATGAATTGTCACGTGGGTGGTTCTAATTTACCTGTTCCCTCGGTGACATTATCGATGGAAAACCTCAAAGGGGCAACACCTCCACGGGATAATATCAATGCTTTAGTAGCCTATTTACGCCATCCCACCACTTACGATGGTATGGGGGAAAACTTCTGGTGTCGAGAAGTACCGGACACCTGGCTTTCTACAGAAAAGGTGGAAAATTTATCGGCTTTTCTGCTCCGTTCCGCCGAAAAAGCTCCCGGATGGGGTTCTGACACTTTTGGCCTCTAA
- a CDS encoding photosystem I assembly protein Ycf3, whose translation MPRTQRNDNFIDKSFTVMADIILKILPTNRESKEAFAYYRDGMSAQADGEYAEALENYYEALKLEPDDNDRSYILYNIALIHTSNGEHDLALENYQKAIDLNPRMPQALNNIAVIYHYKGEKAKAAGNEEESEAMYDKAAEYWKQAIRMAPNNYIEAQNWLKITGRSKMDIFF comes from the coding sequence ATGCCAAGAACTCAACGCAACGATAACTTCATCGATAAAAGCTTCACGGTCATGGCGGATATCATTTTAAAGATTCTGCCGACCAATAGAGAGTCTAAAGAAGCTTTCGCCTATTACCGCGACGGAATGTCCGCCCAAGCAGATGGCGAATACGCGGAAGCCTTAGAAAATTACTATGAAGCCCTCAAGCTGGAACCGGATGATAACGATCGCAGCTATATTCTTTACAATATAGCCTTGATTCACACCAGCAATGGGGAACACGATCTGGCGTTGGAAAACTATCAAAAAGCGATTGACCTAAATCCTCGGATGCCCCAAGCCTTAAATAACATTGCGGTGATTTATCACTACAAAGGAGAAAAAGCGAAAGCTGCGGGAAACGAAGAAGAATCCGAAGCCATGTATGATAAGGCGGCAGAATACTGGAAACAAGCGATTCGTATGGCTCCCAATAACTACATCGAAGCGCAAAACTGGCTGAAGATTACCGGACGTTCTAAGATGGATATCTTTTTTTAG
- a CDS encoding diguanylate cyclase: protein MLTEQASEPIGKILLIDDELTTRLILQKNLQDEQYQVKVATNGKEGLMIAEEFCPDLIICDWMMPVLDGLEVCQQIKANTQLYATFFILLTGREQVSDRVKGLDSGADEFLCKPIDLNELKARVRAGLRISRLNQQLKATNEELSQVNKQLKVRNELLESLSMTDAMTGLLNRRALDQSLPHLLAQVGKRDGTEIHYRYLCIFMIDVDYFKQVNDNYGHKIGDNVLKILAQRLQANVRPNSSVYRYGGEEIVCVTQGIHPKKMRDYGESLRKAIADHPFKVSGDLQLGITISLGGAIASETHSFKAHDLLHQADLALYQAKHNGRNCLRFSPEAELLINTNPV from the coding sequence ATGCTAACGGAGCAAGCTTCCGAGCCAATCGGCAAAATTCTCCTCATTGATGATGAGTTAACCACTCGATTAATTTTACAAAAAAATTTGCAGGATGAACAATACCAGGTCAAAGTCGCCACCAATGGAAAAGAAGGCTTAATGATTGCCGAAGAGTTTTGTCCTGATTTGATTATTTGTGACTGGATGATGCCGGTGTTAGATGGGTTAGAGGTTTGTCAACAAATCAAGGCAAATACCCAGTTATATGCGACATTTTTTATTTTGCTAACCGGACGAGAGCAAGTCAGCGATCGCGTCAAAGGACTGGACAGCGGAGCCGATGAATTTCTCTGTAAACCCATTGATCTCAATGAACTCAAAGCCCGGGTGCGTGCTGGATTAAGAATCTCTCGATTAAACCAGCAATTAAAAGCAACCAACGAAGAATTAAGTCAGGTGAATAAACAGTTAAAAGTTAGAAATGAACTCTTGGAATCTCTCTCCATGACTGATGCCATGACCGGGTTACTCAACCGTCGCGCCTTGGATCAAAGTTTACCTCATTTATTAGCGCAAGTGGGCAAACGAGATGGGACTGAGATTCACTATCGATATCTCTGTATTTTTATGATTGATGTGGATTATTTTAAACAGGTGAATGACAATTATGGCCACAAAATTGGCGACAATGTGTTAAAAATTTTGGCGCAACGATTACAGGCGAATGTCCGTCCTAATAGTTCCGTATATCGTTACGGTGGAGAAGAAATTGTTTGTGTCACCCAGGGGATTCACCCCAAAAAGATGAGAGATTATGGAGAATCTTTACGCAAGGCGATCGCCGATCATCCGTTTAAAGTCTCTGGGGATTTACAGCTTGGGATTACCATTAGTCTGGGAGGGGCGATCGCCAGCGAGACTCATTCGTTTAAAGCTCACGATTTATTGCACCAAGCTGACTTAGCCCTTTATCAAGCCAAACATAATGGTCGGAATTGTCTGCGCTTTTCACCCGAAGCCGAACTATTAATCAACACCAATCCAGTCTAA
- a CDS encoding cyclic-phosphate processing receiver domain-containing protein: MTKKIIAILEDDSGRVSAMRDRLNELFSDWAYIFFNNAPDMIEWLETHLSECIVISLDHDLGPSWKRDGQLFDPGTGRDVVDYLVTKSPQCPLIIHSSNAEAVIGMEMALTEVNWQVERVIPFVSLGSLIGSAEWIDTDWTETINRLLKRHSSESINSQTIDLLEPIIDHKKTLLENRLIIVLDDSEASWKLTQLQLDEVFPSRSSLWFSGATDLMAWLSEHLAGMNLSRNARQIAILDNSKQRIEEMRHQLQRFSPNWLPVFFDNAPEAIAWFSENLHQCDLISLDYNLGPTWTRENQRFDPGTGRDVVDYLATQSPQCPIIFHNSRSETEIGMEIGLIETAWIFERVPHSPFLAWISQDWVELVQLFLNAIAPKPLTLDDIPDAEAEWAEINYFALSFDGYRYWQSVEACIQLGKYCAQNYHISGILPDSIAELRTGLLVERNRWRRSGIEPDDPSMQYIQAILTSIRLQLCNN, encoded by the coding sequence ATGACCAAAAAGATTATTGCCATTTTGGAAGATGACTCAGGACGAGTCAGTGCAATGCGCGATCGCCTCAACGAATTATTTTCTGATTGGGCTTATATTTTTTTCAACAATGCCCCAGATATGATTGAATGGCTGGAAACTCATCTATCTGAATGTATTGTCATTAGTCTTGACCATGATCTTGGGCCAAGTTGGAAACGCGATGGTCAGTTATTTGACCCTGGAACTGGCCGAGATGTCGTAGATTATTTGGTGACAAAATCACCTCAATGTCCGCTGATTATTCATAGTTCTAATGCTGAGGCTGTGATTGGTATGGAAATGGCATTAACTGAGGTGAATTGGCAGGTAGAAAGGGTGATTCCTTTTGTCAGTCTTGGTTCGTTAATTGGCAGTGCGGAATGGATTGATACCGATTGGACAGAGACGATCAATCGGTTATTAAAGAGGCATTCCTCAGAGTCGATCAATTCTCAAACAATTGATTTGCTAGAACCAATAATTGATCACAAAAAAACATTGCTTGAAAATAGATTGATTATTGTTTTAGACGATAGTGAAGCAAGTTGGAAATTAACCCAGCTTCAACTCGATGAAGTGTTTCCTTCACGGTCATCTTTATGGTTTTCTGGTGCCACTGATTTGATGGCTTGGTTATCGGAGCATTTAGCAGGGATGAATCTTAGCCGCAATGCTCGCCAAATCGCGATTTTAGATAACAGTAAACAACGAATTGAGGAAATGCGCCATCAACTTCAGCGGTTTAGTCCCAATTGGTTGCCAGTATTTTTTGATAATGCACCAGAGGCGATCGCCTGGTTTTCAGAAAATTTACACCAATGCGATTTAATCAGTCTTGACTATAATCTTGGCCCCACTTGGACTCGCGAAAATCAACGGTTTGACCCTGGAACTGGCCGAGATGTCGTCGATTATTTGGCCACTCAATCGCCTCAATGTCCGATTATTTTTCATAATTCCCGAAGCGAAACAGAGATTGGGATGGAAATCGGATTAATTGAGACTGCCTGGATTTTTGAACGAGTCCCACATTCGCCATTTTTAGCCTGGATTTCTCAAGATTGGGTTGAGTTGGTGCAGCTTTTTTTAAATGCGATCGCCCCAAAACCTTTGACTTTAGATGATATTCCTGATGCTGAAGCTGAATGGGCAGAAATTAATTACTTTGCCTTATCTTTTGACGGATATCGATATTGGCAGTCCGTAGAAGCTTGTATTCAATTGGGTAAATATTGCGCCCAAAATTACCATATTTCGGGCATCTTGCCGGACTCCATTGCTGAATTGCGAACTGGACTCTTAGTTGAAAGAAATCGTTGGCGGCGATCGGGAATAGAACCAGATGATCCGTCGATGCAATATATACAAGCAATTCTCACCAGCATTCGTTTACAGCTATGTAATAATTGA
- a CDS encoding rhomboid family intramembrane serine protease, whose product MVPLRDENPTTITPYITYALIIINILVFILEVSLQQQGQLEEFFQAWAVVPEQLTAKPQGEWITLFSSQFLHGGWLHLGGNMLFLWIFGNNVEDCLGHIKYLLFYLVCGALAALAHWFFSMDSAIPSLGASGAIAGVMGAYIIRYPKAKIVTLIPLYFIFTTVRIPAFLFLGLWFIQQAFYSIASLPQTSISAPGGVAYWAHAGGFVFGAILGPLMGLFRDDK is encoded by the coding sequence GTGGTTCCCCTAAGAGATGAAAATCCAACAACTATTACACCGTATATAACCTACGCACTAATTATTATTAATATATTGGTGTTTATCTTAGAAGTGAGTTTACAACAACAGGGTCAGTTAGAAGAATTTTTCCAAGCTTGGGCGGTGGTGCCGGAACAGTTGACCGCCAAACCTCAAGGAGAGTGGATTACTTTATTTTCTTCTCAATTTCTCCACGGAGGCTGGCTACACCTCGGCGGAAATATGCTGTTTTTGTGGATTTTTGGCAATAATGTCGAAGATTGTTTGGGTCATATTAAATATTTGCTGTTTTATTTAGTTTGTGGTGCTTTGGCCGCATTAGCCCACTGGTTTTTTTCTATGGATTCTGCGATTCCTTCTTTGGGTGCTTCAGGGGCGATCGCTGGAGTGATGGGTGCTTATATTATCAGATATCCTAAAGCTAAAATAGTCACCTTAATTCCGTTATATTTTATCTTTACAACCGTCAGAATTCCTGCTTTTTTATTCCTGGGACTTTGGTTTATTCAACAAGCTTTTTATAGCATTGCCAGCTTGCCTCAAACCAGTATTAGCGCCCCAGGAGGTGTGGCTTACTGGGCTCATGCCGGTGGCTTTGTTTTTGGGGCTATCTTAGGCCCTTTGATGGGTTTATTCCGCGATGATAAATAA
- the petJ gene encoding cytochrome c6 PetJ, with translation MKKLLSIFLVAIAVLTVAFVPPAQAGDAAAGAKIFTANCTACHMNGNNVVMAPKTLKKDALETYGMYSKEAIITQVTKGKGAMPAFGGRLSDADIENVATYVLEQADKGW, from the coding sequence TTGAAGAAACTATTATCAATTTTCTTGGTTGCGATCGCCGTCCTGACTGTGGCGTTCGTTCCTCCAGCCCAAGCTGGAGATGCTGCCGCTGGCGCCAAAATCTTTACCGCCAACTGCACTGCTTGCCACATGAATGGTAACAATGTGGTCATGGCCCCCAAAACCCTGAAAAAAGATGCTTTAGAAACTTACGGAATGTATTCCAAAGAAGCCATCATTACCCAGGTGACAAAAGGTAAAGGTGCTATGCCCGCATTTGGTGGTCGTTTGAGCGATGCTGATATTGAAAACGTCGCTACCTACGTCCTCGAACAAGCTGATAAAGGCTGGTAA
- a CDS encoding ABC transporter ATP-binding protein: MTESTILCLNGIKKQFPNSNTAAVADISLEVKRGEIISLLGPSGCGKTTLLRLIAGFERPDAGAIAIAGQTVASEGVWVNPENRHLGMVFQEYALFPHLTVADNIAFGLQKRRGEKFSLKVWQKSVPDAKAIRSRVKELLELVGLQGLDRRYPHELSGGQRQRVALARALAPSPEIVLLDEPLSNLDLQVRLYLREEVRKILKNTGTTAIFVTHDREEALVISDRVAVLRSGAIEQIGTPEEIYQAPTSRFVAGFVTEANFLTARRIGQKWETEVGCFEILDSGLDSAINSQLLQDGDMAELMIREEDIMLHPNEKAPVVICDRQFLGREHRYCLITPSGKEIHARTTVNSLLPVGTRVSVGAVTEALRIYPTQR; the protein is encoded by the coding sequence ATGACTGAATCTACGATTCTTTGCCTAAACGGGATTAAGAAACAATTTCCTAACTCAAATACGGCAGCAGTTGCCGATATTTCCCTGGAGGTAAAACGGGGAGAAATTATCTCTTTACTCGGCCCGTCCGGTTGTGGCAAAACTACCCTATTACGACTGATTGCCGGGTTTGAACGTCCCGATGCCGGAGCGATCGCCATTGCGGGGCAAACTGTTGCCAGTGAAGGGGTCTGGGTCAACCCAGAAAATCGTCATTTAGGCATGGTGTTCCAAGAATATGCTTTATTTCCTCATTTAACTGTGGCGGATAATATTGCCTTTGGATTACAGAAGCGTCGGGGGGAAAAATTCTCTCTTAAAGTTTGGCAAAAATCTGTCCCCGATGCCAAAGCTATTCGATCGCGCGTCAAAGAATTACTGGAATTAGTCGGATTACAAGGACTCGATCGCCGTTATCCCCACGAGTTATCGGGAGGACAACGGCAACGGGTGGCTTTAGCGAGGGCATTAGCCCCCAGTCCCGAAATTGTCCTGTTGGATGAACCGTTGAGTAATTTAGATTTGCAAGTGCGTTTATACTTGCGCGAAGAAGTGCGTAAAATTCTGAAAAATACTGGGACGACGGCGATTTTTGTCACCCACGATCGCGAGGAAGCTTTGGTTATTTCTGACCGAGTGGCGGTGCTGCGGTCTGGGGCGATCGAACAAATCGGCACCCCAGAAGAAATTTATCAAGCACCGACTTCTCGGTTTGTGGCTGGATTTGTCACCGAAGCCAATTTTTTAACCGCCCGACGGATTGGTCAAAAGTGGGAAACTGAAGTGGGTTGTTTTGAGATTTTAGACTCAGGTTTAGACTCGGCGATAAATTCACAATTACTCCAAGATGGGGATATGGCTGAGTTGATGATTCGGGAAGAAGATATTATGTTGCACCCGAATGAAAAAGCGCCAGTGGTGATTTGCGATCGGCAATTTTTAGGCAGAGAACACCGCTACTGCTTAATCACCCCTTCCGGTAAAGAAATTCATGCCCGGACAACGGTCAATTCCTTATTGCCCGTCGGTACGCGAGTCTCTGTCGGCGCCGTCACGGAAGCCTTACGGATTTATCCTACGCAAAGATAA
- the psbV gene encoding photosystem II cytochrome c-550 → MVKRCIMVAVATVFFAFQVFVNSASAVQLSTEVRTLPLNATGDTVVVTEKEVEKGKRLFINVCSQCHLEGVTKTDFNVGLDPESLALATPPRNNIESLIDYMKNPTSYDGEYDISEIHPSMKSADIFAEMRNLTEDDLYAIASFMLVEPKVNVKWGGGKTVR, encoded by the coding sequence ATGGTAAAAAGATGTATCATGGTGGCTGTTGCCACGGTATTTTTCGCTTTTCAAGTGTTTGTCAATAGTGCTTCTGCGGTGCAACTGTCCACAGAAGTGCGGACTTTGCCACTGAATGCCACCGGGGATACGGTTGTGGTGACAGAGAAAGAAGTTGAGAAAGGCAAACGTCTATTTATTAATGTCTGCTCTCAATGCCACCTTGAGGGAGTGACTAAGACAGACTTTAACGTGGGTCTCGATCCTGAATCTTTAGCCCTAGCGACCCCCCCTCGCAATAATATTGAATCGTTGATCGATTATATGAAAAATCCCACCAGCTATGATGGGGAGTATGATATTTCTGAAATCCACCCCAGTATGAAGAGTGCGGATATTTTCGCGGAAATGAGAAATCTGACTGAAGATGATCTCTATGCGATCGCCAGTTTCATGCTTGTAGAACCCAAAGTCAACGTCAAGTGGGGCGGTGGTAAAACCGTGCGTTAA
- the gatC gene encoding Asp-tRNA(Asn)/Glu-tRNA(Gln) amidotransferase subunit GatC gives MISREQVHKVAHLARLELTEQEEVEFTTQLGSILDYFEQLSELDTSKVKPTTRAIEVTNVTRLDELQPFSERESILAIAPEVDGDFFKVPKILSDD, from the coding sequence ATGATTTCCCGCGAACAAGTTCATAAAGTAGCTCATTTAGCTCGGTTAGAACTCACAGAACAGGAAGAGGTCGAGTTTACCACTCAACTTGGCAGTATCTTAGATTATTTTGAACAATTGAGTGAACTGGACACCAGTAAAGTCAAACCCACCACCAGGGCGATCGAGGTGACAAATGTCACTCGTTTGGATGAATTGCAGCCCTTTTCTGAGCGAGAGTCAATTCTAGCGATCGCCCCTGAAGTAGATGGGGACTTTTTCAAAGTGCCCAAGATTCTTAGTGACGATTAG